In one window of Halanaerobiaceae bacterium ANBcell28 DNA:
- the asnB gene encoding asparagine synthase (glutamine-hydrolyzing) codes for MCGIAGWVDWQKNMYREKDVLRKMNQSLEHRGPDESGEWYDINAALVHRRLIVIDPDGGKQPMEKFSQSQRYVLIYNGELYNTDQLRDQLILLGHDFKSHSDTEVLLTSYIEWGEECLKKLNGIFAFAIWDQKKQKLFIARDRIGVKPLFYARKGKRIVFASEIKALLENPMIDATINQEGLAELFVMGPNRTPGHGVFSDIDELEAAHYLVFDNNGFRKEKYWTLESKPHEDDLSTTILKLRQLFIDTVDRQLISDVPICTLLSGGLDSSAITVVAAKYLHYKQNIKLHTYSVDYEGNDKYFKKNDFQTDSDNKWIQMISSDANTLHHNVKLSNQVLADTLREGMLARDLPGMADIDVSLYLFCKEIKKDFTVAVSGECADEIFGGYPWFYRKDDIESENFPWARKLDFKLSLFSSDLLNQINAKEYLKMRYQEALDEVPILVGEDEKNARMRELFYLNITRWMPVLLDRKDRMSMYTGLEVRVPFCDHRIVEYVWNIPWEMKNHQNMRKGIFRASLDGILRDDVRTRPKNPYPKTFNPEYFNACKEVLSSIIANRNAPIHDLIDSNKVKEIINSGQELDVPWFGQLMNLPQMFAYLIQLNYWLEEYKVSII; via the coding sequence ATGTGTGGAATAGCCGGTTGGGTTGATTGGCAAAAGAATATGTATAGAGAAAAAGATGTTTTAAGAAAAATGAATCAAAGCTTAGAACATAGAGGACCTGATGAAAGCGGAGAATGGTATGATATAAATGCTGCTTTAGTTCATCGTCGGTTGATTGTTATTGATCCAGATGGTGGTAAACAACCTATGGAGAAATTTTCTCAAAGTCAACGCTATGTCTTGATTTACAACGGTGAATTATATAATACAGATCAATTACGAGATCAATTAATTTTATTAGGTCATGATTTTAAATCTCATTCAGATACAGAAGTTTTATTGACTTCCTATATTGAATGGGGAGAAGAGTGTCTAAAAAAACTTAATGGTATATTTGCCTTTGCAATATGGGATCAAAAGAAACAGAAGCTTTTTATTGCTCGGGATAGAATTGGAGTTAAACCTTTATTTTATGCCAGGAAAGGAAAAAGAATAGTATTTGCTTCTGAAATAAAGGCATTACTTGAAAATCCAATGATAGATGCTACTATAAATCAGGAAGGATTGGCAGAACTTTTTGTAATGGGCCCTAATAGGACCCCAGGACATGGTGTCTTTTCTGATATCGATGAGTTAGAAGCAGCTCATTATCTTGTATTTGATAATAATGGATTTAGGAAAGAAAAATATTGGACTCTTGAGAGTAAACCCCATGAGGATGATTTATCTACAACTATCTTAAAACTAAGACAATTATTTATCGATACTGTTGATCGACAGTTAATATCTGATGTTCCTATATGTACCCTTTTATCTGGTGGACTGGATTCAAGTGCAATTACAGTAGTGGCAGCAAAATATCTTCACTACAAACAGAATATAAAGTTGCATACATATTCTGTTGATTATGAAGGTAATGATAAATACTTTAAAAAGAACGATTTCCAAACAGATTCAGATAATAAGTGGATTCAAATGATATCTTCTGATGCCAATACGCTTCATCATAATGTGAAACTATCAAATCAAGTATTAGCTGATACATTAAGAGAGGGAATGTTGGCAAGAGATTTACCAGGTATGGCAGATATAGATGTTTCTTTATATTTGTTTTGTAAAGAGATCAAAAAAGACTTTACGGTTGCAGTTTCTGGAGAGTGTGCTGATGAGATTTTTGGTGGCTATCCATGGTTTTATAGGAAAGATGATATTGAAAGTGAAAATTTCCCATGGGCTAGAAAACTGGATTTTAAACTATCTTTATTTTCCTCAGATTTATTAAATCAGATAAATGCTAAAGAGTATCTGAAGATGAGATATCAGGAAGCCCTTGATGAAGTACCCATCCTGGTCGGTGAAGATGAAAAGAATGCTAGAATGAGGGAACTTTTTTATCTGAATATTACACGCTGGATGCCTGTCTTGCTTGATCGTAAAGATCGTATGAGTATGTATACCGGCCTTGAAGTAAGGGTTCCTTTTTGTGATCATCGCATAGTAGAATATGTCTGGAATATACCCTGGGAGATGAAAAATCATCAAAATATGAGAAAGGGCATATTTCGAGCATCATTAGATGGTATTCTTAGGGATGATGTTAGAACAAGACCAAAAAATCCATATCCAAAAACATTTAATCCAGAATATTTTAATGCCTGTAAGGAAGTATTATCTTCTATAATAGCTAATAGAAATGCTCCAATTCATGATTTAATAGATAGTAATAAAGTTAAAGAAATAATAAATTCAGGTCAGGAATTAGATGTACCATGGTTTGGGCAATTAATGAATTTACCTCAGATGTTTGCTTATTTGATACAGTTAAATTATTGGTTAGAAGAATATAAAGTTAGTATTATATAA
- the aspS gene encoding aspartate--tRNA(Asn) ligase has protein sequence MQRILIKDAKKYPEEIIMIQGRIKRIRCHGSLSFIDLADRSECIQVVYEGDLMNSCKEEAVISLKGKVIIEKRAYRGVEMHVEKDGIEILSQAVADLPFEIKRASEDVSPDIVYDHRALSLRNQKLSAVFKIQSEILSAFREFLIKNEFIEISSPKLVHSGTEGGTDLFEVEYFEQKAYLAQSPQFYKQMMVSSYFERVFETAKAYRAEKHDTSRHINEYMSLDFEMSYIEDHHDLMELENRLLQYIIEELEVNCKKGFEILGMEIPELTIKIPEITFKDAKKVLEEEYQKVLVKNIDPEGERLLSKWAKEKYDSDFLFITDFPKSKRPFYTMCYQEDSETTKSFDLLFRGLEVTTGGQRIHLYDQLIEAMEEKQLVPAEYESYLDIFKYAMPPHGGLAIGLERLTKQLCGLDNIREATLFPRDRNRLVP, from the coding sequence TTGCAAAGAATATTAATCAAAGACGCAAAAAAATATCCTGAAGAAATTATTATGATTCAGGGAAGAATAAAAAGGATAAGGTGTCATGGGAGTCTTAGTTTTATTGATCTGGCTGATAGAAGCGAATGTATTCAGGTGGTTTATGAAGGTGATTTAATGAATTCCTGTAAGGAAGAAGCAGTTATAAGCCTGAAAGGTAAAGTGATTATTGAAAAGAGGGCTTATCGTGGTGTGGAGATGCATGTTGAAAAAGATGGTATAGAAATTCTTTCTCAAGCAGTTGCTGATTTGCCATTTGAGATAAAAAGGGCATCTGAAGATGTGAGCCCTGATATAGTTTATGATCATAGGGCATTAAGCCTTCGTAACCAAAAATTATCAGCTGTTTTTAAAATACAATCAGAAATACTTTCTGCCTTTAGAGAATTTCTCATTAAAAACGAGTTTATTGAAATATCTTCTCCGAAGTTAGTTCATTCTGGAACTGAAGGTGGAACTGATTTATTTGAAGTAGAGTATTTTGAACAAAAGGCATATTTAGCACAAAGTCCTCAATTTTATAAACAAATGATGGTAAGTAGTTATTTTGAAAGGGTTTTTGAAACTGCTAAAGCCTATCGTGCTGAAAAACATGATACGTCAAGACATATCAATGAGTATATGAGTCTGGATTTTGAAATGTCGTATATTGAAGATCATCATGATCTGATGGAATTAGAAAACAGATTATTGCAATATATTATTGAAGAATTAGAAGTAAACTGCAAGAAAGGCTTTGAAATTCTTGGAATGGAAATACCTGAACTTACTATCAAGATACCAGAAATAACTTTTAAAGATGCTAAAAAAGTATTAGAAGAAGAATATCAAAAGGTTTTAGTAAAAAATATTGATCCAGAAGGAGAAAGGCTTTTATCTAAGTGGGCTAAAGAGAAATATGATTCGGATTTTTTATTTATCACAGATTTTCCTAAAAGTAAAAGACCTTTTTATACAATGTGTTATCAAGAAGATTCTGAAACAACAAAGAGTTTTGATCTTTTGTTTCGCGGTCTAGAAGTAACTACAGGTGGCCAGAGGATACATCTCTATGATCAATTAATAGAAGCAATGGAGGAAAAGCAACTTGTTCCTGCTGAATATGAGTCTTATCTTGATATATTTAAATATGCAATGCCGCCTCATGGTGGGTTAGCTATAGGATTAGAAAGACTTACAAAGCAATTGTGTGGATTAGACAATATCAGGGAAGCTACACTTTTTCCCAGGGATAGAAATAGATTAGTTCCTTAA
- a CDS encoding GntR family transcriptional regulator: MGKELNLSAIDSYSYEPLRKQVYNVLREAILNAKIAPGERITEVEIAEQLNVSRTPVREAFRMLELEELINIIPQQGVFVSGIRTKKEIDDIFLVRVELESLAAYLAAQNITEKQIDKLNEYSDEIKECINKNDLDRCIIIDNAFHQIIKDASGNKWLEKFLDSLFEQATRFRSNSLAREGRMERALNEHKAIGKAIAEGNSELAQNLAREHIKGAWESVVSVFEKEDDFN, translated from the coding sequence ATGGGAAAAGAATTGAATTTATCCGCAATAGATTCATATAGTTATGAACCATTGAGAAAACAGGTTTATAATGTATTGAGAGAAGCAATTTTAAATGCTAAAATTGCTCCAGGAGAAAGAATAACAGAAGTTGAGATTGCCGAACAATTAAATGTTAGTCGAACACCTGTCAGAGAAGCATTTAGAATGTTAGAATTAGAAGAATTGATTAATATAATTCCGCAGCAGGGTGTCTTTGTCAGTGGTATTCGTACTAAAAAAGAAATTGATGATATTTTTCTAGTTCGAGTAGAGTTAGAGAGTTTAGCTGCATATCTAGCAGCTCAGAATATTACAGAAAAACAGATCGATAAGCTAAATGAATATTCTGATGAGATTAAAGAATGTATCAACAAAAATGATTTAGATAGATGTATAATAATAGATAATGCTTTTCATCAGATAATAAAAGATGCTTCAGGAAATAAATGGCTAGAGAAATTTTTAGACAGTTTATTTGAACAAGCGACTAGATTTAGGTCTAATAGTTTGGCTAGAGAAGGGCGTATGGAAAGGGCTTTAAATGAACATAAGGCAATCGGAAAAGCAATTGCTGAAGGTAATTCTGAATTAGCACAAAACTTGGCAAGAGAACATATAAAAGGTGCATGGGAAAGTGTAGTGTCTGTATTTGAAAAAGAAGATGATTTTAATTAA
- a CDS encoding right-handed parallel beta-helix repeat-containing protein, which translates to MTCTYHVAKNGTDLGKGTKGDPFLTINKAASLAMPGDTVVVHEGEYREWVKPVNSGLSNTRRITYQAADGEKVVIKGSERIQNWENVEDGIWKIVLPNNFFGDYNPYQEEIFGDWLLYSDTGFPKHLGDVYLNGMSFYEAGQYEDLRDPEIKNEVLDNWTDKIVPVHNPEQTKYLWFVELDDENTTIYANFHEYNPNEELVEINVRKSCFYPSRTGIDYITVKGFEMAQAATPWTPPTADQPGLLGPNWSKGWIIEDNIIHDSKCSGISIGKEISTGDNFRSKRQDKPGYKYQIESVFTASHAGWDKDKIGSHIIRNNKIYDCGQNGIVGHLGCVFSEIYDNHIYNIALKREFYGHEIAGIKLHAAIDIQIRNNRIHDCSLGTWLDWQTQGTRISSNLYYQNNRDMFIEVSHGPYIVDNNILASEYALDNFAQGGAYINNLIYGKMVQRKILNRSTPYHLPHSTKIKGFTVVLGGDDRYYNNIFVGRDSIEGVVSPDKESRVAVGTAHFDGYTTSFEEYLEKVHQKNGDVEIFMDVGQPVYINKNVYLNGALAFDRESENIIENDFDPELSIIEEGNEVYLSCKLPEDFGQISGEIQSTKTLKKVRIADADFENPDGSEIILDKDFSGENREEKSVVGPILNLKKGENRIKVWG; encoded by the coding sequence ATGACTTGCACATATCATGTAGCTAAAAATGGTACAGATCTTGGGAAGGGAACAAAAGGAGATCCCTTCTTAACAATCAACAAGGCAGCTTCTCTTGCTATGCCAGGTGATACAGTTGTTGTCCATGAAGGAGAATATAGGGAATGGGTGAAACCTGTAAATTCAGGCTTGAGTAATACTAGAAGAATTACTTATCAAGCTGCTGATGGAGAAAAAGTAGTTATTAAAGGTTCTGAAAGAATCCAAAACTGGGAAAATGTAGAAGATGGCATTTGGAAAATAGTTTTACCCAATAATTTTTTTGGAGACTATAATCCTTATCAAGAAGAAATTTTCGGAGACTGGCTTTTGTATTCTGATACCGGTTTTCCAAAACACTTAGGTGATGTTTATTTAAATGGAATGTCTTTTTATGAAGCAGGACAATATGAAGATTTACGAGATCCTGAAATTAAAAATGAAGTATTGGATAACTGGACAGATAAGATTGTTCCTGTACATAATCCAGAGCAAACAAAATATCTCTGGTTTGTAGAACTTGATGATGAAAACACAACAATCTATGCTAACTTCCATGAATATAATCCTAATGAAGAATTAGTGGAAATCAATGTGAGAAAATCCTGTTTTTATCCATCAAGAACAGGGATAGATTATATTACTGTAAAAGGCTTTGAAATGGCCCAGGCAGCTACTCCCTGGACACCACCTACAGCTGATCAGCCAGGATTATTGGGACCAAACTGGAGTAAAGGCTGGATTATTGAAGATAATATCATACATGATTCAAAATGTAGTGGAATAAGTATTGGTAAAGAAATTTCAACAGGTGATAATTTCCGTTCAAAACGTCAGGACAAACCAGGCTATAAATATCAGATAGAATCTGTGTTTACAGCTAGTCATGCCGGTTGGGATAAAGACAAAATAGGCTCACATATCATTCGAAATAATAAAATATATGATTGTGGTCAAAATGGTATTGTAGGTCATCTTGGCTGTGTATTTAGCGAGATATATGATAATCATATCTACAATATCGCCTTAAAGCGAGAATTCTACGGCCATGAGATTGCAGGTATCAAGTTGCATGCAGCAATAGATATACAAATACGTAATAATCGTATTCATGATTGTTCTTTAGGAACATGGCTAGACTGGCAAACACAGGGAACCAGAATTAGCAGTAATCTATATTATCAAAATAATCGTGATATGTTTATAGAAGTTAGTCATGGTCCTTATATTGTCGATAATAATATTCTGGCTTCTGAATATGCACTGGATAATTTTGCACAAGGTGGGGCATATATTAATAACTTAATTTATGGTAAAATGGTTCAGCGAAAAATTCTAAATCGTTCAACACCATATCATCTTCCTCATAGTACAAAGATAAAAGGCTTTACTGTAGTCCTTGGAGGAGATGATCGTTATTATAATAATATATTTGTTGGTCGTGATTCGATAGAAGGTGTTGTTTCTCCTGATAAAGAATCCAGAGTAGCTGTTGGTACCGCCCATTTTGACGGCTATACTACTTCATTTGAAGAATATCTTGAAAAAGTACATCAAAAAAATGGTGACGTAGAGATATTTATGGATGTAGGTCAGCCTGTTTATATAAACAAAAATGTTTATCTAAATGGAGCACTTGCTTTTGATAGAGAAAGTGAAAATATTATAGAAAATGATTTTGATCCAGAATTAAGTATTATTGAAGAAGGGAATGAAGTTTATCTTTCCTGCAAACTTCCAGAGGATTTCGGACAAATATCTGGAGAGATACAAAGTACTAAAACATTGAAAAAAGTAAGAATTGCTGATGCTGATTTTGAAAATCCAGATGGAAGTGAAATAATTCTTGATAAGGATTTCTCCGGAGAAAATAGAGAAGAAAAATCTGTAGTGGGGCCAATTCTTAACTTAAAAAAAGGAGAAAATCGTATTAAAGTGTGGGGTTAA
- a CDS encoding leucine-rich repeat domain-containing protein, whose protein sequence is MKLFFLILFVIFTLFITNTVMALESVLLDLNIESSVKDISVTWSSDSEKVAVYTNSELYIIGLDSSVKLFVFDYNIKSLEWLDEYKIILGNNRKLEIFNLIDKDSYTYELEYLFMASNIGQNGIVFSTENSINTYYFDYKIHRKIISNIEPGEVFYNKEGCRFFFTYYAKGKPYLYTFDFSNEVFDLVSEDILLPFEQDKTNDLLYCYKISDEKKEIVFVDLLTLRVSDYEPLEDIVLKGINIDLNFKNHFDYVNEIAIFLSPDKEKAFVFEKGQGEIMFIDKEKRKAANNFYEDNNVIYIRDENLEKAIRSQINKPTGKITIEDTDKLLELDVSNKNIKSIEGLEYFIKLKKLDISKNPIKCIEPLSNMRKLEVLTIGDLHRYSRDINIFPIKNNNNLRELNIRNINLDVEAVNIISNFSYLRKLNLHNTSLDDINFLFELNELEEFTLGSNYFMGDITALSKLENLERLNLNMNRIQEITPLINLKKLKHLVLQFNNIEDISPLENLVNLEFLSLAFNPVKDISVLSDLSNLEKLHLSGNYINFEDGSDNFITLEELKNRGVKIIY, encoded by the coding sequence ATGAAATTATTTTTTCTAATATTATTTGTAATTTTTACATTATTCATAACTAATACAGTTATGGCTTTAGAAAGTGTTTTACTTGATTTGAATATAGAATCTAGTGTCAAAGATATTAGTGTAACCTGGAGTTCAGATAGTGAAAAAGTTGCAGTATATACTAATTCCGAACTATATATTATAGGTCTAGATAGTAGTGTGAAATTATTTGTGTTTGATTATAATATAAAAAGTTTAGAATGGTTAGATGAGTATAAAATTATTCTTGGGAATAATAGAAAGTTAGAAATATTTAATTTAATTGACAAGGATAGTTATACATATGAGCTTGAATATTTATTTATGGCAAGTAATATAGGTCAAAATGGAATAGTTTTTTCAACTGAAAATAGTATAAATACTTATTATTTTGATTATAAAATACATAGGAAAATAATTTCTAACATTGAACCAGGAGAAGTATTTTATAATAAAGAAGGATGCAGGTTTTTTTTCACATACTATGCTAAAGGCAAACCTTATCTTTATACATTTGATTTTTCCAATGAAGTATTCGATTTAGTAAGTGAAGATATATTACTTCCCTTTGAACAGGATAAAACAAATGACTTATTATATTGTTATAAAATTTCAGATGAAAAAAAGGAAATAGTTTTTGTAGATTTACTTACTTTAAGGGTTTCTGATTATGAACCACTGGAAGATATAGTACTTAAAGGTATAAATATTGATTTGAATTTTAAAAACCATTTTGACTATGTAAATGAAATAGCTATATTTTTGTCTCCTGATAAGGAAAAAGCTTTTGTCTTTGAAAAAGGGCAGGGGGAAATAATGTTTATTGACAAGGAGAAAAGAAAAGCGGCAAATAATTTTTATGAAGATAATAATGTAATTTATATAAGAGATGAAAATCTAGAAAAAGCAATTCGTTCTCAAATTAATAAACCTACTGGGAAAATAACTATAGAAGATACAGATAAATTACTTGAATTAGATGTATCTAATAAGAATATAAAGTCAATTGAAGGCTTAGAGTATTTTATTAAATTAAAAAAGCTTGATATTAGTAAAAATCCTATTAAATGTATTGAACCTTTAAGTAATATGAGGAAACTTGAAGTCTTAACAATTGGTGATCTTCATAGATATTCAAGAGATATAAATATATTTCCAATTAAAAACAACAATAACTTAAGGGAATTAAATATTAGAAATATTAATTTGGACGTAGAAGCAGTGAACATAATAAGTAATTTTAGTTATTTAAGAAAATTAAATTTACATAATACTTCATTAGATGATATTAATTTCTTATTTGAATTGAATGAATTAGAAGAGTTTACCCTTGGGAGTAATTATTTTATGGGAGATATCACTGCTTTAAGTAAGCTGGAAAATTTAGAAAGATTGAATCTAAATATGAATAGAATTCAAGAAATTACACCATTGATTAATTTAAAAAAACTAAAACATTTAGTACTACAATTTAATAATATTGAGGATATAAGTCCTTTAGAAAACTTAGTTAATCTTGAGTTTTTATCACTTGCTTTCAATCCAGTAAAAGATATTAGTGTTTTAAGTGATCTTTCTAATCTAGAAAAACTTCATCTATCTGGAAATTATATAAATTTTGAAGACGGGTCAGATAATTTTATAACATTAGAGGAATTAAAAAATAGAGGAGTTAAAATTATTTATTAG